From Pseudopipra pipra isolate bDixPip1 chromosome 13, bDixPip1.hap1, whole genome shotgun sequence, a single genomic window includes:
- the LOC135421375 gene encoding EOLA-like protein encodes MKFGCLSFRQPYAGLLLNQIKTVETRWRPLLAGYKNCTIAIHIAVKDWEDESWRDILLNRFGMTPKQVRDLLDEGEKFGRGVIAGLIDVGETSLYPENLPPEEILELENKAVLSNLEQKYLTVVSNPRWLLEPIPARGRTGVWQVDIPEELIPSEV; translated from the exons ATGAAATTCGGGTGCCTTTCCTTCCGACAGCCCTACGCGGGGTTGCTTCTGAACCAGATCAAAACAGTGGAGACTCGCTGGCGTCCCTTGCTAGCAGGCTACAAGAACTGCACCATTGCTATTCATATCGCTGTTAAGGACTGGGAAGATGAATCATGGAGAGACATTCTTTTGAATAGGTTTGGTATGACACCAAAACAAGTGCGAGATTTGTTGGATGAAGGGGAAAAATTCGGCAGAGGAGTTATTGCAG GATTAATTGACGTTGGAGAAACATCACTCTATCCAGAAAACCTGCCTCCTGAAGAGATTctggagctggaaaacaaaGCTGTCCTCAGTAATCTAGAACAGAAATACCTGACTGTTGTTTCAAATCCAAGATGGCTCCTGGAACCAATTCCTGCCAGGGGGAGAACAGGTGTGTGGCAGGTGGACATCCCTGAAGAACTGATCCCTTCAGAAGTGTAG
- the TMEM185A gene encoding transmembrane protein 185A has translation MNLRGFFQDFNPSKFLIYACLLLFSVLLSLRLDDKIQWSYWAVFAPIWLWKLMVIVGASVGTGVWARNPQYRAEGETCVEFKAMLIAVGIHLLLLMFEVLVCDRIERGNHFWLLVFMPLFFVSPVSVAACVWGFRHDRSLELEILCSVNILQFIFIALRLDEIIRWPWLVVCVPLWILMSFLCLVVLYYIVWSVLFLRSMDVIAEQRRTHITMAVSWMTIVVPLLTFEILLVHRLDGHNSFSFIPIFVPLWLSLITLMATTFGQKGGNHWWFGIRKDFCQFLLEIFPFLREYGNISYDLHHEDNEETEETPLPEPPKIAPMFRKKTGVVITQSPGKYVIPPPKLNIDMPD, from the exons ATGAACCTGCGCGGCTTCTTCCAGGACTTCAACCCCAG CAAATTCCTTATTTatgcctgcctgctgctcttctctgtgtTGCTCTCTCTACGTCTGGATGACAAGATTCAGTGGAGTTACTGGGCTGTGTTTGCTCCGATATGGCTGTGGAAGTTGATGGTGATTGTTGGTGCCTCGGTGGGAACAGGAGTATGGGCTCGGAACCCGCAGTACCG agcagaaggagaaacCTGTGTGGAGTTCAAAGCTATGTTAATTGCAGTAGGCATCCACCTGCTACTGCTGATGTTTGAAGTCCTGGTGTGTGACAGGATCGAAAGAGGAAACCATTTCTGGCTTCTGGTCTTCATGCCCTTGTTCTTTGTGTCTCCGGTGTCAGTCGCAGCGTGTGTGTGGGGATTCCGACACGACAGGTCCCTGGAG ctgGAAATCTTGTGTTCAGTCAATATTCTACAGTTCATATTTATTGCACTCAGACTAGACGAGATCATCAGATGGCCATGGCTT GTTGTTTGTGTTCCACTGTGGATCttgatgtccttcctgtgcctgGTAGTGCTCTATTACATTGTGTGGTCTGTTCTGTTCCTGCGCTCTATGGATGTGATTGCTGAGCAGAGGAGGACACACATCACGATGGCTGTCAGCTGGATGACAATTGTGGTTCCACTGCTCACatttgag atCTTGCTAGTACACAGACTGGATGGACataattctttttccttcataCCCATATTTGTTCCTCTCTGGCTTTCACTGATAACATTAATGGCAACAACATTTGGGCAGAAAGGTGGAAATCACT ggtGGTTTGGAATTCGCAAAGACTTTTGCCAGTTCCTACTTGAAATTTTCCCATTCCTACGAGaatatggaaatatttcttaTGATCTTCATCATGAAGATAATGAAGAGACAGAAGAAACACCACTGCCTGAACCGCCAAAAATTGCACCAATGTTTCGAAAAAAGACTGGAGTGGTCATTACACAGAGTCCTGGAAAATACGTGATTCCACCTCCCAAGTTAAACATTGATATGCCAGATTAA